A single Microtus ochrogaster isolate Prairie Vole_2 linkage group LG3, MicOch1.0, whole genome shotgun sequence DNA region contains:
- the LOC101999994 gene encoding olfactory receptor 10T2-like: MTTLNVPNLVCSWIKAESGLAPEKQRDNGTRLVTEFVLVGFSNLPELRPTLFTLFLLTYLVTLSGNATIITIIQVDRTLHTPMYRFLAVLSLSETCYTLVTIPNMLAHLLMESQAISIAGCRAQMFFFLGLGCINCFLLTLMGYDRYVAICHPLRYSVIMRPTVCLCLGALIFCSGFSVAVVETCMIFSSPFCGTGRVEHFFCDIAPVLKLSCAESTHKALGIFFLSILVVLFSFLLILLSYAFIVAAIVRIPSAAGRRKAFSTCAAHLTVVIVHFGCASIIYLRPDSGANPSQDRLVAVFYTVVTPLLNPVVYTLRNKEVRVALRKSLARGFGVLK, encoded by the exons ATGACCACCCTGAATGTTCCCAATCTGGTCTGCTCTTGGATCAAGGCTGAGTctggcctg GCTCCTGAGAAGCAGCGGGATAATGGGACCCGGCTGGTGACAGAGTTCGTGCTGGTGGGATTCTCCAACCTCCCAGAACTGAGGCCCACTCTCTTCACCTTGTTCCTCCTCACCTACCTGGTCACACTCAGTGGCAAtgccaccatcatcaccatcatccagGTGGACCGCACCCTCCACACTCCCATGTATCGCTTCctggctgtgctctccctctctgagaCCTGTTACACGCTGGTCACCATCCCCAATATGCTGGCCCATCTGCTGATGGAGAGCCAGGCCATCTCCATCGCGGGCTGTCGGGCCCAGATGTTCTTCTTCCTGGGCTTGGGATGCATCAACTGTTTCCTCCTCACACTGATGGGTTACGACAGGTACGTGGCCATCTGTCATCCCTTGCGCTACTCTGTGATCATGAGACCTACCGTTTGCCTATGTCTGGGAGCCTTGATTTTCTGCTCTGGTTTCTCGGTGGCCGTGGTTGAAACCTGCATGATCTTCTCCTCACCTTTCTGCGGCACGGGCCGCGTGGAACACTTCTTCTGTGACATCGCTCCTGTGCTGAAGCTCAGCTGTGCAGAGAGCACGCACAAGGCGCTCGGCATCTTCTTTCTGAGCATCCTCGTGGTgctgttctctttcctcctcatcctcctctcctACGCCTTCATCGTGGCAGCCATCGTGAGGATCCCTTCTGCCGCAGGCCGGCGcaaagccttctccacctgcGCAGCCCACCTCACGGTGGTCATCGTGCATTTTGGCTGTGCTTCCATCATCTACCTGCGGCCAGACTCTGGGGCCAACCCCTCCCAGGACCGCCTGGTGGCGGTGTTCTACACGGTGGTGACTCCATTGCTGAACCCTGTGGTCTATACCCTGAGGAACAAGGAGGTGAGGGTGGCCCTGAGAAAGAGCCTGGCGCGGGGCTTTGGAGTACTTAAATAA